The following are from one region of the Coffea eugenioides isolate CCC68of chromosome 2, Ceug_1.0, whole genome shotgun sequence genome:
- the LOC113763235 gene encoding protein FAR-RED IMPAIRED RESPONSE 1-like, with protein MGKEAGGLGNIDYTHDDLKRYPQTKRERGLKYGETGAMLRYFQEQKLENPSFFHAEQLDCEEQITNIFWADASMLMDYTYFRDVVTFDTTYKTNKEYRPLGVFVRFNQFRQLVIFGATLLYDETIESFKWVLGTFVEAVCGKHPKTIFTYQDTAMAAAISAVMPSIYHGLCTFHIRVNFMKHLGNYYKNGSNLPYRFAECMYEIEDENEFIMAWDTMLKEHKLETNEWLCGIYTYRKKWAKCFIKGA; from the coding sequence ATGGGAAAAGAGGCAGGTGGATTAGGCAATATTGACTACACTCATGATGACTTAAAACGTTATCCACAAACAAAAAGAGAGAGGGGATTAAAGTATGGTGAAACTGGTGCAATGCTACGATACTTTCAAGAACAAAAATTGGAGAATCCGTCATTCTTCCACGCTGAGCAGCTTGATTGTGAAGAAcaaattacaaatatattttgggcTGATGCATCAATGCTGATGGATTATACCTATTTTAGGGATGTGGTTACATTTGATACCACATATAAAACTAACAAGGAGTACAGACCATTGGGCGTATTTGTGAGATTCAATCAATTTAGACAATTGGTTATTTTTGGAGCAACCCTATTGTATGATGAGACCATTGAATCATTCAAGTGGGTGTTGGGTACATTTGTAGAGGCAGTTTGTGGAAAGCACCCAAAAACCATCTTCACATATCAGGATACAGCCATGGCCGCTGCAATTTCAGCTGTTATGCCTTCAATATACCATGGTCTGTGCACTTTTCATATTAGAGTCAATTTCATGAAACACCTTGGGAACTATTACAAGAATGGTAGTAATCTCCCATATAGATTTGCTGAATGTATGTATGAGATAGAAGATGAAAATGAGTTTATCATGGCCTGGGATACAATGTTAAAAGAACACAAGCTCGAAACAAATGAATGGTTGTGTGGCATTTATACGTATcgaaagaaatgggcaaaatgCTTCATAAAAGGCGCCTAG